A genomic segment from Rickettsia endosymbiont of Lasioglossum villosulum encodes:
- a CDS encoding DNA alkylation repair protein, which produces MTVPTLRKIAKTYYNLSKDDLGGLIKSRFNEERLLALVILINQYQKASDNDKKFFYEFYIDNIKYVNNWNLVDASAHYIIGAYLWDKDKEYLFKLAKSENLWERRIAMVATWYFIRKNELNLTFKIAQLLLNDKHDLIHKAVGWMLREAGKKDEKQLIDFLNQHISQMPRTTLRYAIERFPKETRRHYILKN; this is translated from the coding sequence GTGACTGTACCGACTTTACGTAAAATAGCTAAAACTTATTATAATTTAAGTAAGGATGATTTAGGTGGGCTTATTAAATCAAGATTTAATGAAGAAAGACTTTTAGCATTAGTTATCCTTATCAATCAATATCAAAAAGCTTCTGATAATGATAAGAAATTTTTTTATGAATTCTATATAGATAATATAAAATATGTTAATAATTGGAACTTGGTTGATGCTTCAGCTCATTATATTATCGGAGCTTATTTATGGGATAAAGATAAGGAATATCTTTTTAAATTAGCAAAATCTGAAAATCTTTGGGAAAGAAGAATAGCAATGGTTGCAACTTGGTATTTTATTCGCAAAAATGAACTCAATTTAACTTTTAAAATAGCACAATTATTACTGAACGATAAGCACGATTTAATTCATAAAGCGGTAGGGTGGATGCTACGTGAAGCAGGAAAAAAGGATGAAAAGCAGCTGATAGATTTTCTAAATCAACATATATCGCAAATGCCTAGAACTACATTGCGTTATGCGATTGAGAGATTTCCTAAAGAAACACGCAGGCATTATATTCTAAAAAACTAG
- a CDS encoding methylated-DNA--[protein]-cysteine S-methyltransferase, with protein MSLKSTFLDTPLGSMLAISDEEKLYLLDFAESKGLERKIKMLKVKTKLSVIDGNTKPISSVEKELKSYFDGNLQKFNTSLRLVGSEFQKLVWEKLMNVPYGETRSYFTQAKAVGKETAYRAVANANGANRFAIIIPCHRIINNNGELGGYGSGLHRKKWLIEHERKFIRN; from the coding sequence ATGAGTTTAAAATCCACTTTTCTTGATACGCCTCTTGGTTCGATGCTTGCTATTAGTGATGAAGAGAAACTTTATTTGCTTGATTTTGCTGAAAGTAAAGGCTTAGAGCGTAAAATTAAAATGCTTAAAGTTAAGACTAAATTGTCTGTTATTGATGGCAATACCAAACCTATTTCATCAGTTGAAAAAGAACTTAAGTCATATTTTGACGGCAATTTACAAAAATTTAATACATCTTTACGCCTTGTAGGAAGCGAGTTTCAGAAATTAGTATGGGAAAAGCTAATGAATGTGCCATATGGCGAAACAAGGAGCTACTTTACACAAGCTAAGGCAGTGGGTAAAGAAACTGCTTATAGAGCTGTTGCAAATGCTAACGGAGCAAATAGATTTGCTATAATTATTCCATGCCACCGCATTATTAATAATAATGGCGAGCTTGGCGGATATGGTTCAGGATTACATCGCAAAAAATGGCTTATTGAACATGAAAGAAAATTTATAAGAAATTAG